Sequence from the Acidobacteriota bacterium genome:
GAATCCCAGGCCGGGCGAGAAGCCGTTCGAGGAGAGCTGACGCAGCGTCGTGTCCGTGCATTCCGGGGCGCTGCTCGGTACCAAGGCCGGATCGTCATAGAGCAGCCTGTCACACTTGGTCGGGTTGGTCACCGCCGAGAGGGACGAGTCCAGCCGCGCCGAGCTCGTCAGCCCCAGGTTGAGGCCGACATAGGCGCCACGGTGGTTGTCCTGGGCGCCGGCTGCAGCGGCGGCCAGCAGGCAGGCGACCAGCATTGCGGCTGAAACCGCGTGCCGACTCCAACGATTCTCAACGGGTGTAGAGTTCCTCGTGTAACGCAAGTTGCACCTCAGGGTTGGAACGCGCGGATCAAGCGGTATGCAAGAGTGGAAGCGGTGACCCGAAGACCCATGGCGCCATCATATCTCCGGAATGGCCAGGTCGGCCGCGCCCGGCTGGGAAATGGCCGCCTCCGGGTAGTAGCGCTCGATCAGGTCGGCGGCGATGCGGGCCCGGCGGACGCGTTCCCGGGTAAGGGCGATGGCGGTGGGATCGATGTGGGTGCCGCTGGGGTAGATGTCGGGGGCGTTGCGCAGCCCCAGCTTGACATAGACGGGGGAGAGCAGCCGGATGAATTCGGGAATCTCGAAGTGGCGGACGAACCCCCCGAAGTTGTCGGGAGTCTCCACGTAGAGGTCCAGCGGCAGGGAGACCGCTTCCCGGATGGAGGCCAACAGCGGCAGGGGCAGGTCGGAAGACACGTTGAAGGTGTTGCCTCCGAAATCTTCCAGGATCCTGACGGAAATCGGATTGGTGGCGCTGAGCTGGACCGAGATCTTGACCACCAGGTTGGCGGGCAACTCTCCCGACTGTTTCAGTTGATTCACCAGCCACAGCAGCCCCAGGTCCGCGACCAGGATGCCCCGCAGTCCCAGTTCGCAACCCCGCTTGATGTCCTCCACGGCATAGACCACCTGGTCCATCCCCCTCAATCCCAGGCCGATGTTCTTGCCCGCGGCCGTCAGGGGCTGAGCTCCGATATCGAAGGTGGCTCGCGGCCCCACGAACAGGCTCACCTCCATTTGCCGGTCCCGGGCCATCTTCAGCATGTCCTTGATCTCATCG
This genomic interval carries:
- a CDS encoding U32 family peptidase → MKATRDFLKKLGLPSSDGYSLRSTSKRFPDGAQYRFEIPSVEGPRCLQAVIEEAERYRLTIHRVSQGSGIMLMTDDEIKDMLKMARDRQMEVSLFVGPRATFDIGAQPLTAAGKNIGLGLRGMDQVVYAVEDIKRGCELGLRGILVADLGLLWLVNQLKQSGELPANLVVKISVQLSATNPISVRILEDFGGNTFNVSSDLPLPLLASIREAVSLPLDLYVETPDNFGGFVRHFEIPEFIRLLSPVYVKLGLRNAPDIYPSGTHIDPTAIALTRERVRRARIAADLIERYYPEAAISQPGAADLAIPEI